Part of the Acidimicrobiales bacterium genome, CGAGGGGCGGGCCGCTCGAGAGGAACGGGCGGCGGCATCGGAGTCGACACGCCGCAACCTGGCTCGACGCGAGCTCGCGTGGCTGCGACGAGGAGCCAAGGCCCGGACCCGCAAGAGTCGGTCCCGCATCGACCGGGCGAACGAACTGATCGAGGGTGGCCCCCAGGCGGCGGCGCGCGAAGGCGACCTCGACCTCGCCCAACTGCACAAGGGCACTCCCCGGCTCGGCGACCAGGTCATCGAACTGCACGACGTCACGGTCGGGTTCGAGGGTGCCGAGCCGCTCGTCGAAGGGCTCGATCTGCTGTTGGACCGCCGCGACCGCCTCGGCATCGTCGGTGCCAACGGCAGCGGCAAGTCGACGCTGCTCGACGTGCTGGCGGGACGCCGTGCCCCCCTCGCCGGCGAGATCGTCGTGGGGCCGACCGCGCAGATCGGGCTGCACGACCAGCGGGGCCGAGACCTGCCGCCGAAGGCGAGGGTCCGTGATCTCATGGCCGGCGACGGGGCCGAACCCGACTGGTGGGACATCGCCCTGCTCGAACGGTTCTGGTTCGACTCCGACACCCAGCGCTCGCCCATCGAGTTGCTGTCGGGCGGGGAGCGGCGCCGGATCCAGCTCGTGTTGACGCTGGCCGACAAGCCCAACGTCCTCCTGCTCGACGAGCCGACGAACGATCTCGACCTCGACACGCTCCGGGCCCTCGAGGACTTCCTCGACGACTGGCCGGGCGCGGTGGTGGTGGTGAGTCACGACCGGACGTTCCTCGACCGGACGGTCGACGACGTGCTCGTCATCGACAACGGTCGCGCCCAGCGGTGGCCGGGTGGGTACGAGCAGTGGTTGCAGGACCGACGAACCCACGGGAACCGGGGCAGCGTGGCGTCGTCGACCCCGGTCGAACGGGCATCGAAACAGGCGCGTCCGGCATCCGGCGGGCGGAGCCACAGCACGATCCGCCACGAGTTGAAGGCGACCGAGAAGCAGCTGAGCACGCTCCAGAAGCAGCGGGCGAGGCTCGACGGTGATCTTGCCGAGGCCGGCACCGACCATGTGCGCCTGGCAGCGGTCGGTGAGGCGATCGCGGCCTGCGACCGCGAGGTGGCGGAGGTCGAGGAGCGATGGCTCGAGCTCTCCGAGGAGCTCGAAAGCCGATGACGAAGCGGCGTCGGTACCATGGGCGCCATGTCTGAAACCGCCACCCCCGAGGCAGAAGCCGGCGCCACCGAGGTGCTGATCGTGACCGATGCGGCCCGGGCCACCGTGCTCGACATCCGGGCCAAGGAGGACGATGGCGAGCTGCTCGGCCTACGGGTCGAGGTCACCGGTGCATCCGGGGTCGACTACACCTACGACCTCTCGCTCGAGCCGATCGCCGAGGCCGACGACGAGGATTTTGTTCGTGAACACGAGGGCCTGACGGTCATCGTTCCCGCCGCCAGCGTCGCCGCGCTCACCGGAGCGACGCTCGATCTCCCGTCGGTCGCCGGTCAGGGCGGCCTCGTGATCCGCAACCCGAACCGTCCGAATCCGCTCGGCGACCTCGGCCAGTTGGAGCTGACGGGGGATGCAGCCAACAAGATCACGGTGCTGCTCGCGGAGCGGATCAACCCGGCGCTGGCGTCG contains:
- a CDS encoding ABC-F family ATP-binding cassette domain-containing protein; the protein is MILVDLDRVSMSRPNRSLFSDVSVTVSAGDRLGVVGINGTGKSTLLSVIAGTREPEGGTIRRGREVSIAVVDQVTRLVPGTVRDAVGAGWRGEAALDRLGVGDLMDRSTAELSGGQEKRVALAQAVVADADLLVLDEPTNHLDVDAIEWLENELSAFRGGLVLVTHDRAVLDALTTRILELDRGSAYLHDGGYAGYLEGRAAREERAAASESTRRNLARRELAWLRRGAKARTRKSRSRIDRANELIEGGPQAAAREGDLDLAQLHKGTPRLGDQVIELHDVTVGFEGAEPLVEGLDLLLDRRDRLGIVGANGSGKSTLLDVLAGRRAPLAGEIVVGPTAQIGLHDQRGRDLPPKARVRDLMAGDGAEPDWWDIALLERFWFDSDTQRSPIELLSGGERRRIQLVLTLADKPNVLLLDEPTNDLDLDTLRALEDFLDDWPGAVVVVSHDRTFLDRTVDDVLVIDNGRAQRWPGGYEQWLQDRRTHGNRGSVASSTPVERASKQARPASGGRSHSTIRHELKATEKQLSTLQKQRARLDGDLAEAGTDHVRLAAVGEAIAACDREVAEVEERWLELSEELESR
- a CDS encoding NifU family protein, which encodes MSETATPEAEAGATEVLIVTDAARATVLDIRAKEDDGELLGLRVEVTGASGVDYTYDLSLEPIAEADDEDFVREHEGLTVIVPAASVAALTGATLDLPSVAGQGGLVIRNPNRPNPLGDLGQLELTGDAANKITVLLAERINPALASHGGFAELVGVEGEKAFVTMGGGCQGCAMSAATLREGITKAILEAVPEITEVVDTTDHDQGENPYYS